In Neisseriaceae bacterium CLB008, one genomic interval encodes:
- the def gene encoding peptide deformylase, translating into MALLDILRYPDERLHTVAKPVAEVDARIKKLVSDMAETMYDAAGIGLAATQVNVHERVVVMDLSEEKNQLLVLINPEIVAQSGQTTYEEGCLSVPGVYDTVTRAEAVTVRALDAEGKPFELKADGLLAICIQHELDHLAGKVFVEYLSEMKQNRIKTKLKKRTKQMA; encoded by the coding sequence ATGGCACTATTAGACATTTTGCGCTACCCAGATGAGCGCCTACACACCGTGGCCAAACCCGTGGCCGAGGTAGATGCTCGCATCAAAAAACTGGTAAGTGATATGGCTGAAACCATGTATGACGCCGCCGGCATTGGCCTGGCTGCCACCCAAGTAAACGTGCATGAGCGCGTGGTGGTGATGGACCTGTCGGAAGAAAAAAACCAGCTATTGGTGTTGATTAATCCAGAAATTGTGGCCCAATCAGGCCAAACCACTTATGAAGAAGGCTGCCTCTCGGTGCCGGGCGTTTACGACACCGTGACCCGTGCCGAAGCCGTGACCGTGCGCGCCTTAGATGCTGAAGGCAAGCCGTTTGAGCTGAAGGCCGACGGCCTATTGGCGATTTGCATTCAGCACGAACTGGACCATCTGGCGGGTAAGGTGTTTGTGGAATACCTCTCTGAGATGAAGCAAAACCGTATCAAGACCAAATTGAAAAAACGCACCAAACAAATGGCGTAA
- a CDS encoding DUF494 family protein, which yields MFEVFTFLIENFQDLADCPPRDDLGAYLEHAGFDQVDIAEALDWLDRLRQPQVFDYPALALSHGMRVYTVEEHAYLPDEVWGLMQFLETEQAINALQREIIIDALMQLPHDEVTPKNTKMLTLIVLWAQESELPVLIGDELLAAIQGEPTMQ from the coding sequence ATGTTTGAAGTGTTTACTTTTTTAATCGAAAACTTCCAGGATTTGGCCGACTGTCCGCCGCGGGACGATTTGGGTGCCTACCTTGAGCACGCTGGTTTTGATCAAGTAGACATCGCAGAAGCATTAGATTGGCTTGATCGCCTGCGCCAGCCCCAAGTCTTTGATTACCCCGCTCTGGCCCTCAGCCACGGCATGCGCGTGTACACCGTGGAAGAACATGCCTATCTACCCGACGAGGTATGGGGCTTAATGCAGTTCTTGGAAACCGAACAGGCCATCAACGCCCTACAGCGCGAAATCATCATCGACGCGCTGATGCAGCTGCCGCATGATGAAGTAACCCCTAAAAATACCAAAATGCTCACGCTCATCGTGCTGTGGGCGCAAGAATCGGAACTACCGGTCCTGATTGGTGACGAACTATTAGCCGCCATTCAGGGCGAACCTACCATGCAATAA
- the fmt gene encoding methionyl-tRNA formyltransferase: protein MKIIFAGTPDFAAAALQAIVAAGHTVSLVLTQPDRPKGRGMKAQASAVKQAAEALGLPVFQPLNLKEAADQQVIAAEAADVMVVAAYGLILPQAVLDIPRLGCLNIHASLLPRWRGAAPIQRAIEAGDAETGVCIMQMAAGLDTGDVLHTVRTDISATDTGLSVHDRLTALGAEAIVATLTDLEARVAVPQPEEGITYAHKLSKAEAQIVWTESAVMIDRKIRAFNPVPTAWTVFDGVNVKVWAASPQPTDGPAGEVLAAGPEGLLVGTGEGSLLITEWQVAGSKRLAMSAYLAGKPIALGSVLGQEVGA from the coding sequence ATGAAGATTATTTTTGCAGGAACCCCCGATTTCGCTGCGGCGGCGCTTCAAGCCATTGTGGCTGCTGGCCACACCGTTTCCTTGGTGTTGACTCAGCCTGATCGCCCGAAAGGACGCGGTATGAAGGCTCAAGCCAGTGCCGTCAAACAGGCAGCAGAGGCCTTAGGCCTTCCCGTGTTTCAGCCGTTGAACCTAAAAGAGGCGGCCGACCAGCAGGTGATTGCTGCCGAAGCGGCGGATGTCATGGTGGTTGCAGCCTATGGCTTGATATTGCCCCAGGCGGTGTTGGACATCCCGCGTTTGGGCTGTTTGAATATTCATGCGTCACTCTTGCCGCGCTGGCGTGGTGCAGCGCCGATACAGCGCGCGATTGAAGCGGGCGACGCCGAAACCGGCGTGTGCATCATGCAAATGGCCGCCGGCCTTGATACGGGCGATGTGCTGCACACGGTACGCACCGACATCAGCGCCACCGACACAGGCTTGAGCGTCCACGACCGGCTGACGGCTTTAGGTGCTGAGGCTATTGTGGCGACTTTGACCGATCTTGAGGCCCGCGTGGCGGTGCCGCAGCCGGAAGAAGGCATCACTTATGCGCACAAATTAAGCAAGGCTGAAGCCCAAATTGTGTGGACCGAAAGCGCCGTTATGATCGACCGTAAAATCCGCGCCTTTAATCCTGTGCCAACTGCGTGGACGGTGTTTGACGGCGTCAACGTGAAAGTGTGGGCCGCCAGCCCGCAGCCAACCGATGGCCCTGCTGGCGAGGTGTTGGCCGCTGGTCCTGAGGGACTACTGGTTGGAACGGGTGAGGGCAGTCTATTGATTACCGAATGGCAGGTGGCGGGCAGTAAACGTCTGGCCATGAGTGCCTATTTGGCCGGCAAGCCGATTGCGCTGGGCAGCGTATTGGGTCAGGAGGTGGGCGCATGA
- a CDS encoding sigma-54-dependent transcriptional regulator, translating to MRSSDILIVDDEVGIRDLLSEILQDEGYTVTLAENAEVARNLRNQTRPALVLLDIWMPDCDGVTLLKEWGKSGQLNMPVVMMSGHASIDTAVEATRIGAFDFLEKPIALQKLLSTVQRALKYGEMQAATTLSLDKLGKSEPIQELNRQLERVAKVKSPVLISGEPGSGFELVARYFHQPNTPWVTPTKPEQILDAPLELLQQANSGVLYLGDIGQFSRRIQQGLMFLLSKLDRFNVRLICACSRPLQDLLVDPECDNRLLTALSSVIVPVPPLREHSEDIVFLTEQIITELVESKQIPQIKFTTSAINALRQYDWPGNLEQLKGVIKSLALTAESDTVDTPEINTVLQQFRQGKPSEATGFDFDLPLRELREQLERRYFEYHIGQEKGNMSKVALRVGLERTHLYRKLKQLGIQFSRRQLDKTAKP from the coding sequence ATGCGTAGTAGTGATATTTTAATTGTGGATGATGAAGTAGGCATTCGTGACCTATTGTCTGAAATATTACAAGACGAAGGGTATACCGTCACACTTGCAGAAAATGCAGAAGTGGCCCGTAATTTGCGCAATCAAACACGACCTGCTTTGGTCTTATTAGACATTTGGATGCCCGACTGTGATGGCGTCACTCTGTTAAAAGAGTGGGGCAAGTCTGGCCAACTTAACATGCCTGTGGTGATGATGAGCGGTCACGCCAGCATCGACACTGCCGTAGAGGCAACGCGCATCGGCGCTTTTGATTTCCTAGAAAAACCCATTGCCCTGCAAAAGCTGTTAAGCACCGTACAACGAGCGCTTAAATATGGCGAAATGCAGGCGGCCACGACCTTGTCTCTGGATAAGTTAGGCAAGAGCGAGCCGATTCAAGAACTGAATCGCCAGCTCGAGCGCGTGGCTAAGGTTAAATCACCGGTATTGATCTCGGGTGAGCCAGGTTCTGGCTTTGAACTGGTGGCGCGCTATTTCCATCAGCCCAATACGCCTTGGGTGACCCCAACCAAACCAGAGCAAATCCTAGATGCACCGCTAGAGCTATTGCAACAGGCCAATAGTGGCGTGCTCTATCTGGGCGACATCGGCCAGTTTAGCCGCCGCATTCAGCAAGGCTTAATGTTCTTGTTGTCTAAGCTGGATCGCTTTAACGTGCGCTTAATCTGCGCCTGTAGCCGCCCCTTGCAAGACCTATTGGTCGACCCAGAGTGCGATAACCGGCTGTTAACGGCCTTGTCGAGCGTGATTGTGCCGGTGCCACCGCTACGGGAGCATTCTGAAGACATCGTCTTTTTGACCGAGCAAATCATCACCGAGCTGGTGGAGAGTAAGCAGATTCCGCAAATTAAATTCACCACGTCGGCAATCAACGCCCTGCGTCAATACGATTGGCCCGGTAACTTAGAGCAGCTCAAAGGCGTGATTAAGAGCCTGGCCTTGACCGCTGAGAGCGATACGGTGGATACGCCAGAAATCAATACGGTGTTGCAGCAGTTCCGTCAGGGCAAGCCCAGTGAAGCCACCGGCTTTGACTTTGACTTGCCGCTACGTGAGCTACGCGAACAGCTAGAGCGCCGTTATTTTGAGTACCATATTGGTCAAGAAAAGGGCAATATGAGTAAGGTTGCGCTGCGAGTAGGCCTAGAGCGCACGCATTTATACCGCAAGCTCAAGCAGCTAGGCATTCAATTCTCCAGACGGCAACTGGATAAAACCGCCAAGCCGTAA
- the dprA gene encoding DNA-processing protein DprA, which yields MPSHSELTLWLRVSLTPFLGPVAFHALRTAFGSMAAILAAPPQALLPYLGAQHRHQIAAGLAHGASDGAVQAALDWLAADPRRAILTLIDPRYPPALTHDPMPSPTLFAEGDLASLQPPAIALVGSRRPTPQGRDNAHRFALALAELDLTVVSGFAAGIDTAAHEGALAANGRTIAVLGTGIDRVYPAHNRRLVAPICERGLLLSEYPLGTAPLPANFPRRNRLIASLSLATLVVEARRHSGSLITARLAAELNREVMAIPGSIHNPEASGCHYLLKQGAALVENIADLLAELPLFFTPSSPSIASAQPTPSITAAMAELAGDALLILNAMGFDPIHPDALTQKLGIPAADVYAQLLQLELSGIVHPIAGGRFQRLS from the coding sequence ATGCCTTCCCACTCAGAACTCACACTATGGCTGCGCGTCAGCCTCACGCCTTTTTTAGGCCCCGTGGCTTTTCATGCCCTCAGAACCGCGTTTGGCAGCATGGCGGCGATTCTGGCCGCACCGCCACAGGCATTACTGCCCTATCTGGGCGCCCAGCATCGGCACCAGATCGCCGCTGGCTTGGCCCACGGCGCCAGCGACGGTGCCGTTCAGGCCGCCCTCGACTGGCTGGCGGCCGACCCACGCCGCGCCATCCTCACCTTAATCGACCCTCGCTACCCGCCGGCCCTGACGCATGACCCAATGCCCTCCCCCACGCTGTTTGCCGAAGGAGATTTAGCCAGCCTACAGCCACCCGCCATCGCCTTAGTCGGCAGCCGTCGCCCCACGCCTCAAGGCCGCGATAATGCCCATCGCTTTGCCCTGGCCCTAGCCGAATTGGACTTAACCGTGGTGTCCGGCTTTGCCGCCGGCATCGACACCGCCGCGCATGAAGGCGCGCTCGCAGCCAATGGCCGCACCATTGCAGTTTTGGGGACGGGCATCGATCGCGTCTACCCCGCCCACAACCGTCGCTTGGTCGCGCCCATCTGTGAACGGGGCCTGCTGCTATCGGAATATCCTCTAGGCACAGCACCGCTGCCGGCCAACTTTCCGCGCCGAAATCGTTTAATCGCCAGCCTTAGCCTAGCCACTTTAGTGGTTGAAGCCAGGCGCCATTCTGGTTCTTTAATCACCGCACGGCTCGCCGCCGAACTCAATCGAGAAGTCATGGCCATCCCCGGATCCATCCACAACCCTGAAGCCAGCGGCTGTCACTATTTACTCAAGCAAGGCGCGGCCTTAGTTGAAAACATCGCCGACCTTTTAGCTGAGCTGCCCTTGTTTTTTACACCATCATCGCCATCTATAGCCTCAGCTCAGCCCACTCCCTCAATCACGGCGGCCATGGCCGAACTGGCCGGCGACGCCCTACTCATTTTAAACGCCATGGGTTTTGATCCCATCCATCCAGACGCGCTGACACAAAAGCTTGGCATTCCTGCCGCAGATGTGTATGCTCAATTGCTGCAATTAGAGTTATCAGGTATCGTCCACCCCATAGCAGGTGGTCGCTTTCAAAGACTTTCCTGA
- the rsmB gene encoding 16S rRNA (cytosine(967)-C(5))-methyltransferase RsmB → MSMVTVQRLATDTVMAVEAGQNLTDVLQRIMSMHPDLSAQERGALQDIAYGCQRYLGSLKFYLRQLVAKQLPAPEIEALLLVALYQLNYSKNATHAVVNEAVEVASHLAKGNFKGLVNGVLRNFLREQKNLDAKMQRNELAKHNHPLWWVSYMKTHYPKHWHNILQANQSHPPMTLRVNKHHADAAQYQALLAEAGIESKILGDHGLKLLKPVRVDELPHFFEGWVSVQDFGAQQAAILLNPQHGERVLDACAAPGGKTGHLLEWAECDLTAIDIDERRLARVAQNVTRLGFEAKLVCADAQDLDAWYAGEPFDAILADVPCTASGVVRRHPDIKWLRQAKDAHKVAKQQINLLDQLWSVLKPNGRMLMATCSLFIEENEQQIEAFLARHSDARLRKQHVFLPNDRHDGFYYALLQKH, encoded by the coding sequence ATGAGTATGGTGACCGTACAACGCCTCGCCACCGATACCGTGATGGCCGTAGAAGCAGGACAAAACCTCACCGATGTCTTACAACGCATCATGAGCATGCATCCTGATTTGAGCGCCCAAGAGCGCGGTGCACTGCAGGACATCGCCTATGGCTGCCAACGCTATTTAGGCTCATTGAAGTTTTATCTGCGCCAATTGGTGGCCAAGCAGCTGCCGGCGCCAGAAATCGAAGCCCTGCTATTGGTGGCGCTGTATCAGCTGAATTACTCGAAGAACGCCACCCATGCTGTGGTGAATGAAGCCGTTGAAGTGGCCAGCCACTTGGCCAAAGGTAATTTCAAAGGCTTGGTGAATGGCGTATTGCGTAATTTCTTACGCGAACAAAAAAACCTCGACGCCAAAATGCAGCGCAATGAGTTGGCCAAGCACAACCATCCTTTGTGGTGGGTGAGCTATATGAAAACCCATTACCCCAAGCATTGGCACAATATTTTACAGGCCAACCAGTCGCATCCGCCGATGACGCTGCGCGTCAACAAGCATCATGCCGACGCGGCTCAGTATCAGGCCTTATTGGCTGAAGCCGGCATCGAGTCTAAGATTTTGGGCGACCACGGTTTGAAGCTGCTCAAGCCCGTGCGCGTGGATGAGCTGCCGCACTTTTTTGAAGGCTGGGTGTCCGTGCAAGACTTTGGTGCCCAACAAGCGGCCATTTTACTCAATCCACAGCATGGCGAGCGGGTACTCGACGCCTGTGCTGCCCCTGGCGGTAAAACCGGCCATTTATTAGAGTGGGCCGAGTGCGATCTGACGGCGATCGACATCGACGAGCGCCGTCTGGCGCGGGTGGCGCAAAACGTCACGCGCCTAGGCTTTGAGGCCAAACTGGTGTGTGCGGATGCACAAGACTTAGACGCATGGTATGCTGGAGAACCGTTTGATGCGATTCTGGCCGATGTGCCTTGTACCGCGTCCGGTGTCGTGCGTCGTCACCCCGATATTAAATGGTTGCGCCAAGCTAAAGATGCTCATAAAGTAGCCAAACAGCAGATTAATCTGCTGGATCAGCTGTGGTCTGTGCTCAAGCCCAATGGCCGTATGCTGATGGCGACTTGCTCGCTCTTTATCGAAGAGAATGAGCAGCAAATAGAAGCCTTTTTGGCGCGCCACAGTGACGCACGCTTAAGAAAACAGCATGTTTTTTTACCTAATGATCGACATGATGGCTTTTATTACGCACTTTTACAGAAGCATTAA
- a CDS encoding ATP-binding protein, translating to MRYILIVLAAASVLSLYILAVATGNTSKLSEYFWWILIADGVLLLALAAVVGKQVWTLHKNHQNRVFGAKLARKLSFMFALVAIIPSILLFAVSAQFISHSIESWFGDETEVALDRSLNLSKAALEFALDETVKDAVHVQIQLISNYAFQHDFQAALDGLPEPLLKNLGQVAVYDLGAQQRLGERNVQPRQAKNLTYPAVTIADLAKLTLDQPQTRTNSLGKQLYSEVWLSIPNAEQKSYALLVRALVPEKVAQDALLIEAARSKYAEMTFAKEGLQTFYMITLVMATLLSIMLALVGALFFSQRFTAPLLALAAATKAVARGDFTKRSPVFRSDEFGTLSSMFNRMTEQLQNANEVAETNRRRQEAAKTYLETVLASLTAGVLAFSTNGYLRAFNRSAEEILGLSFTPLLDKPWHEWPQQDELTLQLTSMVHEILANEQPRNAVQLDYVQGDRAQIVLAKLTPLAPEDGGGMVLVFDDVTELVKAQKDAAWGEVAKRLAHEIRNPLTPIQLSAERLAMKLSDKLDEKDAGMLKRSTDTIVKQVSALKSMVEAFRNYAKAPSIKLHKLDMNEMIREVLTLYEGAACTITPELSNIPIIINADSGMLRQVLHNLLKNAIEAAEDEAVPVIQIKSSIQEKFAILEIENNGKRFSQDVLRRAFEPYITDKPSGTGLGLSVVKKIIDEHQGTITLTNQEPTGALVKITLPLVEA from the coding sequence GTGCGTTATATTTTGATCGTGTTGGCGGCCGCTTCGGTGCTGTCGCTGTATATATTAGCGGTAGCCACAGGCAATACCAGTAAACTGTCAGAATATTTTTGGTGGATTCTGATTGCCGATGGCGTTTTGCTGCTGGCTTTAGCGGCCGTGGTGGGTAAGCAGGTGTGGACGCTGCATAAAAACCATCAAAATCGCGTGTTTGGCGCTAAGCTTGCGCGCAAGCTGTCTTTTATGTTTGCCCTAGTGGCGATCATCCCGAGTATTTTATTGTTTGCCGTCTCGGCCCAGTTTATTTCCCACAGTATTGAGTCTTGGTTTGGCGATGAAACCGAAGTGGCTTTAGATCGTAGCTTAAATCTAAGTAAAGCCGCCCTTGAGTTTGCCCTCGATGAAACGGTGAAGGATGCCGTCCATGTGCAGATTCAGCTCATCAGCAACTATGCCTTTCAACATGATTTTCAGGCCGCTTTAGACGGCCTGCCAGAGCCTTTATTAAAAAATCTCGGTCAGGTGGCCGTTTATGACTTAGGCGCTCAGCAGCGCCTCGGTGAGCGCAACGTACAGCCGCGTCAGGCCAAAAACCTTACCTATCCTGCGGTGACGATTGCCGATTTGGCCAAGCTCACCCTTGATCAGCCGCAAACCCGCACCAATAGTTTGGGTAAGCAGCTATACTCAGAAGTGTGGCTGTCCATTCCGAATGCCGAACAGAAGAGCTATGCCTTGTTGGTGAGGGCTTTGGTGCCGGAAAAAGTGGCCCAAGATGCCTTATTGATTGAGGCTGCACGCTCGAAATACGCCGAGATGACGTTTGCTAAAGAAGGCTTACAGACGTTTTACATGATTACGCTGGTGATGGCGACGCTGTTGTCCATCATGCTGGCCTTAGTGGGCGCACTGTTCTTTTCACAGCGCTTTACTGCGCCTTTATTGGCCTTGGCAGCGGCGACTAAGGCCGTGGCCCGCGGTGATTTTACCAAGCGTAGCCCGGTGTTTCGCTCCGATGAATTCGGTACTTTATCCAGCATGTTTAACCGCATGACGGAGCAGCTGCAAAACGCTAATGAAGTGGCTGAAACCAACCGTCGGCGCCAAGAAGCCGCCAAAACCTATTTAGAAACGGTATTGGCCAGCCTCACCGCCGGGGTGCTGGCCTTCAGCACCAATGGCTATCTGCGAGCCTTTAACCGCAGTGCCGAAGAAATTTTAGGCTTGTCGTTTACCCCCTTATTGGATAAACCTTGGCATGAGTGGCCGCAGCAAGACGAGCTGACTTTGCAGTTGACGTCGATGGTGCATGAAATATTAGCCAATGAACAACCCCGAAATGCGGTACAGTTAGACTATGTACAGGGCGATCGCGCCCAAATCGTGTTGGCCAAGCTCACGCCCTTGGCACCAGAAGACGGTGGCGGTATGGTATTGGTGTTCGACGATGTGACTGAGCTGGTTAAAGCCCAAAAAGACGCCGCCTGGGGCGAAGTGGCCAAACGTCTGGCGCACGAGATTCGTAACCCGCTGACGCCGATTCAGCTCTCAGCCGAGCGTTTAGCCATGAAGTTAAGCGATAAGCTAGATGAAAAAGACGCCGGCATGCTGAAGCGTTCGACCGACACCATTGTGAAGCAGGTCAGCGCCCTAAAAAGCATGGTTGAGGCGTTCAGAAACTATGCCAAAGCCCCGTCGATTAAGCTGCATAAGCTTGATATGAATGAAATGATTCGCGAAGTTTTGACGCTTTATGAAGGTGCTGCTTGTACAATTACACCAGAACTGAGTAATATACCCATAATAATTAATGCAGACAGCGGCATGCTGCGGCAGGTTTTACACAACTTACTGAAGAATGCCATCGAAGCTGCAGAGGATGAAGCAGTCCCTGTAATACAAATTAAAAGCAGTATTCAAGAAAAATTTGCTATTCTAGAGATTGAGAACAACGGGAAACGTTTTAGTCAGGATGTGTTAAGGCGAGCATTTGAACCTTACATCACCGATAAGCCCAGCGGAACGGGCTTAGGGCTTTCAGTGGTGAAAAAAATCATCGATGAACACCAAGGAACGATTACTTTGACTAATCAAGAGCCAACAGGTGCGCTCGTTAAAATAACCCTGCCACTAGTGGAGGCATAA
- a CDS encoding SDR family NAD(P)-dependent oxidoreductase, with translation MTQQQFQDQVVIVTGGSSGIGKATALAFAQAGAKVVIADFAAAGAAVVADLVAQGHEALFIQVDVTSEADTQNMVATTVAQFGRIDVLFANAGIGSGGAITAISYADWQRVIDVNLNGVFLSNKYVIAQMVQQANGGAIVNCGSIHSFVGKAGVTAYSAAKGAVKLLTQTLAIDYAAQGIRINAICPGYIDTPLLQAIKGADRQALIDLHPQGRLGRPEEVASAVLFLASDAASFVNGTTLLVDGGYTAQ, from the coding sequence ATGACGCAGCAACAGTTTCAGGATCAGGTAGTGATTGTGACCGGGGGTTCTAGCGGCATCGGTAAGGCGACAGCCCTAGCGTTTGCCCAAGCGGGCGCTAAAGTGGTGATTGCGGATTTTGCCGCCGCCGGCGCAGCCGTGGTGGCTGATTTGGTGGCTCAAGGGCATGAAGCGCTGTTCATTCAAGTAGACGTCACCAGTGAAGCAGATACGCAAAACATGGTGGCAACGACGGTGGCTCAGTTTGGGCGCATTGATGTTTTGTTTGCCAATGCCGGCATCGGCTCGGGCGGGGCAATTACCGCCATCAGCTATGCCGATTGGCAAAGAGTCATCGACGTGAATCTTAACGGCGTGTTTTTGTCGAATAAATATGTCATTGCACAAATGGTTCAGCAGGCCAACGGCGGCGCCATCGTCAATTGCGGATCCATCCATAGCTTCGTGGGTAAGGCGGGGGTAACGGCTTACAGCGCAGCCAAAGGCGCCGTGAAGCTCTTAACCCAAACCTTGGCCATCGATTATGCCGCTCAGGGCATCCGCATCAACGCCATTTGCCCAGGCTATATTGACACGCCGCTGCTGCAGGCGATTAAGGGTGCGGATCGGCAGGCGCTGATCGACCTACACCCGCAAGGCCGCCTTGGTCGGCCTGAAGAAGTTGCCAGCGCCGTCTTATTTTTGGCCAGCGATGCGGCTTCATTCGTGAACGGCACTACCCTCTTGGTGGATGGTGGTTACACCGCTCAGTAA
- a CDS encoding DUF4390 domain-containing protein encodes MAFITHFYRSIKACLLGLVLLLVTLPAMAEDIGVVRAKGTIAKSGQMLVSTRFSTQLPQPLIESLNQGVALNFRLEYQLNAPSYQAYKLKLSNLFSSHAGLNYKLSYHPLTNRYKVIMGTLATDYATLDEAVQSIGAIANWRVLSNGTLNGYPVRDVSAAVRLSLSISDLPKPFQINAITSSTWKLDSGWVTLNLSKES; translated from the coding sequence ATGGCTTTTATTACGCACTTTTACAGAAGCATTAAAGCTTGCCTCTTAGGCCTCGTCCTATTGCTGGTTACCTTACCCGCAATGGCCGAGGATATTGGCGTTGTGCGCGCTAAAGGTACGATTGCCAAGAGTGGTCAGATGTTGGTCAGTACCCGGTTTTCTACCCAGTTGCCGCAGCCCTTAATCGAATCGCTGAATCAAGGGGTGGCGCTGAATTTTAGGCTAGAGTATCAGCTTAATGCACCAAGTTATCAGGCTTATAAGCTGAAACTCAGTAATCTATTCAGTTCCCATGCTGGCCTTAACTATAAGCTGAGCTACCACCCCCTGACCAATCGCTATAAGGTCATCATGGGTACCTTGGCAACCGACTATGCCACCTTAGACGAGGCCGTACAAAGCATTGGCGCCATCGCCAACTGGCGCGTCCTTAGTAATGGCACCTTAAATGGCTATCCGGTGCGCGATGTGTCGGCGGCGGTGAGGCTGTCGCTGAGCATTAGCGATTTGCCTAAACCGTTTCAAATCAACGCCATCACGTCATCGACGTGGAAGCTAGACAGTGGTTGGGTGACCCTGAATCTAAGTAAGGAGTCCTAA